The Muntiacus reevesi chromosome 7, mMunRee1.1, whole genome shotgun sequence genome includes a region encoding these proteins:
- the LOC136172421 gene encoding ribosomal biogenesis factor-like encodes MAKNKLIEQESRNVFYITSQKSFKAKNKAEPVTTNHKKINIVNDEKVNRVNKAFVDIQKKLANFSKGLSLEPLQKQLICQQCHENSS; translated from the coding sequence ATGGCCAAGAACAAACTAATAGAGCAGGAGTCTAGGAATGTATTCTACATAACCAGCCAAAAAAGCTTTAAGgctaaaaataaagcagaacCAGTTACCACTAATCATAAGAAGATAAACATTGTTAATGATGAAAAAGTTAACAGAGTGAATAAAGCTTTTGTAGATATACAAAAGAAACTTGCAAACTTCTCAAAAGGCCTTTCCCTTGAACCTCTGCAGAAACAGCTGATTTGTCAGCAGTGTCATGAAAACAGCAGTTAA